A single window of Fervidicoccus fontis Kam940 DNA harbors:
- the gyaR gene encoding glyoxylate reductase, whose protein sequence is MSKPRVYITREIPSVGLELIKKYFEVEVWPEYWAPPREILLEKVKNIDGLVSLLTDKIDAELLDKAKNLKIISQYAVGYDNIDLSYATKKGVYVTNTPGVLTDSTADLTFALILAITRRIVEADKFVRDGSWERSRTGWHPLMLLGMELKGKTLGIIGMGRIGRAVAQRALGFEMNILYYDVNKLPPEEEKRLNAQYASLEELLEKSDVVSIHTDLNKSTYHLINEERLKRMKKTAYIINVARGPIIDTQALVKALKEGWIAGAGLDVFESEPLPSNHELTKLNNVVIVPHIGSATHEARNGMAMKVATNLIEFLNGRVPPDLVNKEVVNVRKPGFY, encoded by the coding sequence TTGTCAAAACCAAGAGTATACATTACAAGGGAAATACCTTCTGTAGGCTTAGAACTTATAAAAAAATATTTTGAAGTAGAAGTTTGGCCAGAATATTGGGCACCGCCAAGAGAGATCCTATTAGAAAAAGTCAAAAATATTGATGGGCTTGTATCTTTGCTTACAGATAAAATTGATGCAGAATTGCTTGATAAGGCGAAAAACTTAAAGATAATTAGCCAATATGCAGTAGGATATGACAATATAGATTTAAGCTATGCAACCAAGAAGGGAGTTTACGTTACGAATACACCAGGAGTTCTTACAGACTCAACTGCAGATCTCACTTTTGCCTTGATTTTAGCTATAACTAGAAGAATTGTAGAGGCAGATAAATTTGTTAGAGATGGAAGCTGGGAGAGATCTAGAACTGGATGGCACCCATTAATGCTTTTAGGAATGGAATTGAAGGGAAAGACTCTGGGAATAATTGGAATGGGGAGAATTGGAAGGGCCGTTGCCCAGCGTGCATTAGGTTTTGAAATGAATATATTATATTATGATGTAAATAAGTTGCCACCTGAAGAAGAGAAAAGATTGAATGCACAATATGCAAGTTTAGAGGAGCTTCTTGAGAAGAGCGATGTAGTTTCAATACATACAGATCTCAATAAATCAACGTATCATTTAATTAATGAAGAAAGGCTCAAGAGAATGAAGAAGACTGCATATATAATAAATGTGGCTAGAGGGCCAATCATTGATACGCAAGCTCTCGTTAAAGCATTAAAGGAAGGATGGATAGCTGGTGCAGGACTAGATGTGTTTGAATCAGAACCGCTTCCTTCAAATCATGAGCTAACAAAACTTAATAATGTTGTTATAGTACCTCACATCGGAAGTGCTACTCATGAAGCAAGAAATGGAATGGCAATGAAAGTTGCAACTAATTTAATAGAGTTTCTTAATGGTAGAGTGCCTCCAGATCTTGTAAATAAGGAAGTTGTAAACGTGAGAAAACCAGGTTTCTATTAA